The proteins below come from a single Malus sylvestris chromosome 3, drMalSylv7.2, whole genome shotgun sequence genomic window:
- the LOC126614334 gene encoding uncharacterized protein LOC126614334 isoform X2, giving the protein MATPMLLMASERNTTKQPAKTLFGSYDESKSEPAKPTKTTKKSSTKASSNTKKQPQRGLGVAQLERLRLQDWKKMTEVPQLQPQPQVLNLPPLPHHHHHQYQNPITLPDPLNSVPVQYGASRFNGPSVMNGCGGSAATTTCFYGLVGQRVGNSSGFGYAGGNNLVTNLDPRPYGVWVPDPRVQSGAVYETSRELSSMPKIQSLSSDCCDHCFKKKRFNSGDYMALNGRSDKSATVSPINGSVFLGLNPETGSFGDRVGSRAAGYLGRSNLVDDQGVGVRAVHRKGGSAGGGIFMEYEFFPAADHQKSDEIKRGCTYPKLQTVGREEEEEEEEASDITAAATFNGYGIGAADSYHDHQQHHHPVDLSLKLSF; this is encoded by the exons ATGGCGACGCCAATGCTGCTCATGGCCTCTGAGCGGAACACAACAAAACAACCCGCCAAAACCCTTTTCGGGTCCTACGATGAATCCAAATCCGAGCCCGCCAAACCCACCAAAACCACCAAGAAATCCTCCACCAAAGCCTCCTCAAACACTAAAAAGCAACCGCAAAGAGGCCTTGGAGTGGCTCAGCTGGAGCGCCTGAGGCTTCAAGACTGGAAGAAAATGACCGAAGTGCCCCAGCTCCAGCCCCAACCCCAAGTCCTcaatcttcctcctcttcctcatcatcatcatcatcagtaCCAAAACCCCATAACACTACCTGACCCGCTTAACAGCGTTCCGGTGCAGTACGGTGCATCCAGGTTCAATGGACCCTCGGTGATGAACGGCTGTGGCGGTTCTGCTGCTACTACAACTTGTTTTTATGGTTTGGTGGGTCAGAGGGTTGGGAATAGTTCTGGGTTTGGTTATGCTGGGGGGAATAATCTGGTGACGAACCTGGATCCGCGTCCGTACGGAGTCTGGGTGCCGGATCCGAGGGTTCAAAGTGGGGCTGTGTACGAGACCTCGAGAGAGCTCTCTTCAATGCCAAAGATACAATCTTTGTCTTCTGATTGCTGTGATCACTGCTTCAAG AAGAAGAGGTTCAATAGTGGGGATTACATGGCTTTGAACGGCAGGAGTGACAAATCTGCGACTGTTTCACCAATCAACGGTTCTGTTTTTCTCGGATTGAACCCTGAAACCGGCAGTTTTGGTGACCGAGTGGGGAGTCGAGCAGCCGGGTACCTGGGGCGCAGCAACCTTGTTGATGATCAG GGTGTAGGGGTTAGGGCAGTGCACAGAAAGGGAGGGTCAGCTGGTGGTGGGATTTTCATGGAATATGAGTTTTTTCCAGCTGCTGATCATCAGAAAAGTGATGAAATTAAAAGAGGATGCACATATCCCAAGCTGCAAACAGTaggaagggaagaagaagaagaagaagaagaagcttctGATATTACTGCTGCTGCAACTTTCAATGGCTATGGGATTGGGGCAGCTGACAGTTACCATGATCATCAACAGCATCATCATCCTGTTGATTTGTCACTCAAGCTTTCATTTTAG
- the LOC126614334 gene encoding uncharacterized protein LOC126614334 isoform X1 has translation MATPMLLMASERNTTKQPAKTLFGSYDESKSEPAKPTKTTKKSSTKASSNTKKQPQRGLGVAQLERLRLQDWKKMTEVPQLQPQPQVLNLPPLPHHHHHQYQNPITLPDPLNSVPVQYGASRFNGPSVMNGCGGSAATTTCFYGLVGQRVGNSSGFGYAGGNNLVTNLDPRPYGVWVPDPRVQSGAVYETSRELSSMPKIQSLSSDCCDHCFKGLQKKRFNSGDYMALNGRSDKSATVSPINGSVFLGLNPETGSFGDRVGSRAAGYLGRSNLVDDQGVGVRAVHRKGGSAGGGIFMEYEFFPAADHQKSDEIKRGCTYPKLQTVGREEEEEEEEASDITAAATFNGYGIGAADSYHDHQQHHHPVDLSLKLSF, from the exons ATGGCGACGCCAATGCTGCTCATGGCCTCTGAGCGGAACACAACAAAACAACCCGCCAAAACCCTTTTCGGGTCCTACGATGAATCCAAATCCGAGCCCGCCAAACCCACCAAAACCACCAAGAAATCCTCCACCAAAGCCTCCTCAAACACTAAAAAGCAACCGCAAAGAGGCCTTGGAGTGGCTCAGCTGGAGCGCCTGAGGCTTCAAGACTGGAAGAAAATGACCGAAGTGCCCCAGCTCCAGCCCCAACCCCAAGTCCTcaatcttcctcctcttcctcatcatcatcatcatcagtaCCAAAACCCCATAACACTACCTGACCCGCTTAACAGCGTTCCGGTGCAGTACGGTGCATCCAGGTTCAATGGACCCTCGGTGATGAACGGCTGTGGCGGTTCTGCTGCTACTACAACTTGTTTTTATGGTTTGGTGGGTCAGAGGGTTGGGAATAGTTCTGGGTTTGGTTATGCTGGGGGGAATAATCTGGTGACGAACCTGGATCCGCGTCCGTACGGAGTCTGGGTGCCGGATCCGAGGGTTCAAAGTGGGGCTGTGTACGAGACCTCGAGAGAGCTCTCTTCAATGCCAAAGATACAATCTTTGTCTTCTGATTGCTGTGATCACTGCTTCAAG GGGCTGCAGAAGAAGAGGTTCAATAGTGGGGATTACATGGCTTTGAACGGCAGGAGTGACAAATCTGCGACTGTTTCACCAATCAACGGTTCTGTTTTTCTCGGATTGAACCCTGAAACCGGCAGTTTTGGTGACCGAGTGGGGAGTCGAGCAGCCGGGTACCTGGGGCGCAGCAACCTTGTTGATGATCAG GGTGTAGGGGTTAGGGCAGTGCACAGAAAGGGAGGGTCAGCTGGTGGTGGGATTTTCATGGAATATGAGTTTTTTCCAGCTGCTGATCATCAGAAAAGTGATGAAATTAAAAGAGGATGCACATATCCCAAGCTGCAAACAGTaggaagggaagaagaagaagaagaagaagaagcttctGATATTACTGCTGCTGCAACTTTCAATGGCTATGGGATTGGGGCAGCTGACAGTTACCATGATCATCAACAGCATCATCATCCTGTTGATTTGTCACTCAAGCTTTCATTTTAG
- the LOC126614332 gene encoding tRNA (guanine(37)-N1)-methyltransferase 1, producing the protein MVAKLVLRPPHSLPLSTLPSKFLIFPKIPSLPKRFVIVSLFSATAAAQTHPQISNPNNSSYFYGPSLRKGTHPLTLRSHPPFTKTEDDFDDDDLFNEEGFSRVFDIAALRVPAKDCFALESRLRGHLLNWPRIRNIGRVPGDEVEAELAELLANQGSDLEDENALASLNRRMYGKSEGDGEPLSPVLYREKLAKTFDSRGYVKFRNLARMSRPNQRKKRGDEEGEGGEGKKRWGKSEFSVLEVVDDEEGEGEGEDLKGLLGDEFEGRRKWRGSTRLLLLDERYAKKGVEELPEAIKVAMKENSRTSMRPAFELVRCKLTVFYEYWQMNEILEALLPEGMIVPSAFETVGHIAHLNLRDEHLPYKKLIAKVILDKNKPKIQTVVNKIDAIHNDYRTMQLEVLAGNRSLVTTVVENGLRFHVDLATVYWNSRLATERQRLVNSFTRKDVVCDVFTGVGPIAMSAARIVKRVYANDLNPNAIEYLERNSVINKLERKIKVFNMDGRRFIGAMFASDKAKSITQVVMNLPNDAAEYLDAFRGILVDRPTEEEFTLPMIHVYGFSKAQDPEFDFHQRIRIALSEAAVDVEMRRVRLVAPGKWMLCASFILPKSVAYAKPTLDM; encoded by the exons ATGGTGGCCAAGCTCGTTCTCAGGCCACCTCACTCTCTTCCCCTCTCCACTCTCCCCTCAAAATTCCTCATCTTCCCCAAAATACCCTCCCTCCCCAAAAGATTCGTCATCGTCTCCCTCTTCTCCGCCACCGCCGCCGCTCAAACCCATCCCCAAATTTCAAACCCAAACAATTCCTCATACTTCTACGGACCCTCCCTCCGCAAGGGTACCCACCCCTTAACTCTCCGGTCTCACCCTCCCTTCACGAAAACCGAGGACGACTTCGACGACGACGATTTGTTCAACGAAGAGGGCTTCAGTAGGGTTTTCGACATCGCGGCGCTTCGAGTCCCTGCAAAAGACTGTTTTGCCCTCGAGAGCCGACTCCGGGGCCACTTGCTGAACTGGCCTCGCATCCGCAACATCGGCAGAGTCCCCGGCGACGAGGTGGAAGCCGAGCTCGCCGAGCTTCTCGCCAATCAGGGAAGTGACCTCgaagacgaaaatgcccttgcCTCGTTGAATCGCCGAATGTACGGGAAATCGGAGGGCGACGGCGAGCCTTTGAGTCCGGTGCTGTACAGGGAGAAGCTTGCGAAGACGTTCGATTCGCGGGGGTACGTGAAGTTCCGAAACCTTGCGAGGATGTCGAGGCCGAACCAGAGGAAGAAGAGGGGGGATGAGGAAGGTGAAGGCGGTGAAGGGAAGAAGAGATGGGGGAAGAGCGAGTTTTCGGTGCTGGAGGTTGTGGATGACGAAGAGGGTGAAGGAGAAGGGGAGGACTTGAAGGGTTTGTTGGGGGATGAGTTTGAGGGCAGGAGGAAATGGAGAGGATCCACACGGTTGCTGCTATTGGATGAGAGGTACGCGAAAAAAGGGGTGGAGGAGTTGCCTGAGGCAATCAAG GTGGCGATGAAAGAAAATAGCAGGACAAGTATGAGGCCCGCTTTTGAGCTTGTGAGATGCAAACTGACTGTTTTTTACGAGTACTGGCAGATGAATGAG ATATTGGAGGCTTTGCTGCCTGAAGGTATGATTGTTCCTTCAGCCTTTGAAACAGTCGGGCATATTGCACACCTAAACCTGAGAGATGAACATTTACCATACAAAAAGCTTATAGCAAAG GTGATTCTTGATAAAAATAAACCAAAGATTCAGACGGTTGTCAATAAAATTGATGCCATTCATAATGACTACAGAACGATGCAACTTGAAGTTTTAGCTGGGAATCGTTCCCTTGTGACTACCGTAGTTGAAAATGGGTTGCGCTTTCATGTTGACCTAGCAACAGT GTATTGGAATTCCAGGCTTGCAACCGAAAGACAAAGGCTTGTAAACAGCTTTACACGGAAAGATGTTGTGT GTGATGTTTTCACTGGGGTTGGCCCAATAGCAATGTCTGCGGCAAGGATTGTAAAACGAGTATATGCCAATGATTTGAATCCCAACGCAATTGAATATCTGGAAAGAAATAGTGTCATCAACAAACTTGAAAGGAAGATTAAG GTCTTCAACATGGATGGAAGGAGGTTCATTGGTGCTATGTTTGCAAGTGATAAGGCTAAGTCCATAACTCAAGTGGTAATGAATTTGCCAAATGATGCTGCGGAGTATCTTG ATGCATTTCGGGGAATATTAGTAGATAGACCAACGGAAGAAGAATTTACCTTGCCAATGAtccatgtttatggattctCCAAAGCTCAAGATCCGGAGTTTGACTTTCATCAG AGAATAAGAATTGCGCTCTCAGAAGCGGCAGTTGATGTAGAAATGCGTAGGGTACGCCTTGTTGCACCAGGAAAATGGATGTTGTGTGCGTCATTCATCCTCCCTAAGAGTGTCGCTTATGCAAAACCAACTTTGGATATGTAA
- the LOC126614333 gene encoding uncharacterized protein LOC126614333, giving the protein MHRENYSPLCHASTTSANGYSTTTQVRTKKKKKKATNFFLCFRSFDVVGSEPGRPSRNVFTYVAVGEREAGVFPKVVPVSSSLATSDNEGDNEKCRSTQKEKKTRCGFYQVLKAVLFKTKLVNKIKERNSEKNFANTTHESSITSTPNRRRSEDVPKVISKKNSYVGVEEKQGVVLPKMSPMASPLLGNEENDEKRDSQYWRNKGRRKLSRVLKVILFETSLAKKIQKRKKGNKLGRNESSKYNSEEDDPRAMSDTASSLTNCSVFISSSVNSSSSSLSQTSNSSIRSLSKRIKSLRSSSSRNFKANLKYLSGKFRPTSTSNSSRSNYAKNKSFEANTNASKEGQGQRDLDVTRIEKNKYKKGCYRSIASLGFLLMGLLVLIFYGKIYAILCTLVSLFSVPLWCSSVGQHHGSTNKIDKKKFIIGGLLPRDSNNSLQMTN; this is encoded by the exons ATGCATCGCGAAAACTACAGCCCACTGTGTCACGCTAGCACAACAAGTGCCAATGGATATTCTACAACGACCCAAGTgaggacgaagaagaagaaaaagaaagctaCAAATTTCTTCCTATGTTTTCGATCGTTTGATGTGGTCGGTTCAGAACCTGGACGACCTTCTAGGAATGTTTTCACATATGTGGCTGTGGGCGAGAGGGAAGCTGGGGTGTTTCCCAAGGTGGTGCCAGTGTCGTCGTCGCTGGCAACCTCAGATAATGAAGGAGACAATGAAAAATGTCGTAGTactcaaaaagaaaagaaaacacgaTGTGGATTTTATCAAGTTTTAAAGGCAGTTTTGTTCAAAACAAAATTG GTCAATAAGATTAAAGAAAGAAACTCGGAAAAGAATTTTGCAAACACAACACATGAGAGTTCAATTACCTCAACTCCTAATCGACGTCGGTCGGAGGATGTGCCGAAAGTGATCTCCAAGAAAAATTCATACGTTGGCGTGGAAGAAAAGCAAGGTGTGGTGCTCCCGAAGATGTCACCAATGGCTTCACCATTGCTAGGTaatgaagaaaatgatgagAAACGTGACAGTCAATATTGGAGAAACAAGGGCCGACGTAAATTATCTCGTGTTTTGAAGGTGATTTTGTTCGAGACATCTTTG GCCAAGAAgattcaaaaaagaaagaagggaaataaacttggaagaaatgagagttcaAAGTACAACTCCGAGGAAGATGACCCAAGAGCGATGTCTGACACTGCTTCTTCTTTAACTAACTGTTCTGTCTTCATTTCATCTTCTGTAAACTCTTCATCAAGTTCGTTATCGCAAACGTCCAATTCAAGCATCAGGTCTTTGTCCAAGAGGATCAAATCTCTTCGATCAAGCTCATCGCGTAATTTTAAAGCCAATTTGAAGTACTTGTCCGGCAAATTTCGACCAACTTCGACTAGTAACAGTTCAAGATCTAACTATGCTAAAAACAAGTCGTTTGAAGCAAATACAAATGCTTCAAAAGAAGGGCAAGGACAAAGAGACCTAGATGTAACCAGGATTGAGAAGAACAAGTACAAAAAAGGATGTTACAGATCCATCGCGAGTTTGGGTTTCCTGCTCATGGGTTTGTTGGTTTTGATATTTTACGGTAAGATTTATGCCATTTTATGCACTTTGGTGTCGCTCTTTAGTGTGCCTCTTTGGTGTTCCAGTGTTGGACAGCACCATGGTTCAACAAACAAGATTGACAAGAAGAAATTCATCATTGGAGGATTACTACCAAGAGACTCGAACAATTCACTGCAAATGACAAATTAA
- the LOC126616036 gene encoding ubiquitin carboxyl-terminal hydrolase 14-like produces the protein MLDPMDLVRSNLSRVRIPEPTNRIYKQECCISFDTPRSEGGLFVDMNTFLAFGKDCVGWNYEKTGNPVYLHIKQTKVLVPEDRPLKKPTLMAIGVDGGFDNNEPEYEETHNIVLLPDYVTLPFPSVEFPEKVRLAVDAILLAEGAERKEQLAAWTAEKKQVSAYATNLQQIDNGIIIPSSGWKCCKCDKRENLWLNLTDGMILCGRKNWDGTGGNNHAIEHYKETGYPLAVKLGTITADLEGADVFSYPEDDSVLDPLLAQHLAFFGIDFSSLLKTEMTTAERELDQNTNFDWNRIQESGQEVELIFGPGYTGLVNLGNSCYMAATMQVVFSTHSFYSGYFKNQSLKMAFEKAPADPTVDLNMQLTKLAHGLLSGKYSVPVTEEKDHTNAIAPTTKLKQEGIPPRMFKALIAASHPEFSSMRQQDALEFFLHFLDQVERVHSGRPEVDPARSFKFGIEDRIMCSSGKVAYNRRLDYILSLNIPLHAATNKEELEAFQKLKAEKIAEGKEVSSDEIVRPRVPLEACLASFSSPEEIQDFYSTGLKAKTTAVKSAGLTSFPDYLVLHMRKFVMEVGWVPKKLDVYIDVPDIIDISHMRSKGLQPGEELLPEGGEEEEPNEPVADESIVFQLVSMGFNQLHCQKAAINTSNTGVEEAMNWLLSHMDDADIDAPISQGGQCAVDQSKVDMLISFGFQEDTARKALKASGGDIEKATDWIFNNPDASASSDMDATTSDTAPTAIDAGLPDGAGRYRLIGIVSHIGTSTQCGHYVAHILKDGRWVIFNDDKVGASVNPPKDMGYLYFFERLSS, from the exons ATGCTGGACCCCATGGACCTGGTCCGATCCAATCTCTCCCGGGTTCGGATCCCGGAACCCACCAACCGCATCTACAAGCAAGAATGCTGCATCTCTTTCGACACTCCG AGATCAGAAGGTGGTTTGTTTGTGGACATGAACACATTTCTTGCTTTTGGGAAGGATTGCGTGGGCTGGAACTATGAAAAGACTGGAAATCCAGTTTATTTGCATATAAAGCAAACAAAAGTGTTGGTTCCTGAAGATAGACCTTTGAAGAAACCCACACTCATGGCTATAG GTGTCGATGGGGGATTTGATAACAATGAACCTGAATATGAAGAAACACACAATATAGTCCTACTGCCTGATTATGTAACTCTTCCATTTCCTTCTGTCGAATTCCCAGAGAAG GTAAGATTGGCTGTTGATGCCATTTTATTGGCTGAGGGTGCTGAGAGGAAAGAACAACTTGCAGCATGGACAGCTGAGAAGAAGCAAGTTAGTGCTTATGCAACGAATTTGCAACAGATTGACAATGGTATTATTATTCCTTCATCTGGCTGGAAATGTTGCAAGTGTGATAAAAGAGAAAACCTTTGGTTAAATCTAACTGATGGAATGATCCTTTGTGGGAGAAAAAATTGGGATGGAACTGGTGGCAACAACCATGCCATTGAACACTATAAGGAAACGGGCTATCCTCTTGCTGTAAAGCTGGGGACAATTACAGCTGATCTGGAAGGAGCAG ATGTTTTCTCATACCCAGAGGATGATAGTGTATTAGACCCACTTTTGGCGCAACATCTGGCATTTTTTGGCATTGATTTTTCATCATTACTGAAG ACAGAAATGACAACTGCTGAAAGAGAGCTTGACCAGAATACCAATTTTGACTGGAACCGGATTCAAGAAAGTGGACAGGAGGTTGAACTGATATTTGGACCTGGTTACACTGGACTTGTCAATCTTGGAAACAG CTGTTATATGGCAGCGACTATGCAAGTTGTGTTTTCAACACACTCTTTCTATTCCGG ATACTTCAAGAATCAAAGTTTGAAAatggcttttgagaaagcaccAGCTGACCCCACTGTAGACCTGAACATGCAGTT AACAAAGCTGGCGCATGGTTTGCTGTCTGGTAAATACTCCGTACCTGTAACCGAG GAAAAAGATCATACAAATGCCATTGCCCCTACAACAAAATTA aaacaggAAGGGATACCTCCTCGTATGTTTAAAGCGCTTATAGCTGCCAGCCATCCTGAATTTTCCTCCATGAGACAACAG GATGCCTTGGAGTTCTTCCTTCATTTTCTTGACCAAGTTGAACGAGTTCATTCTGGAAGACCTGAAGTGGATCCTGCGAGGAGTTTTAAGTTTGGCATTGAAGATCGTATTATGTGTTCGTCTGGGAAAGTTGCTTACAATAGAAGGCTTGACTACATTCTCTCATTAAACATCCCACTTCATGCAGCCACTAATAAAG AAGAACTTGAAGCCTTTCAAAAATTGAAAGCAGAAAAGATTGCGGAAGGCAAGGAAGT ATCCAGTGATGAGATTGTACGTCCAAGGGTTCCTCTAGAAGCATGCCTTGCAAGCTTTTCATCTCCCGAAGAGATACAGGATTTTTACAGCACTGGTTTGAAGGCCAAGACAACGGCTGTGAA GAGTGCAGGTCTAACTTCGTTCCCTGATTATCTGGTGTTGCACATGCGAAAGTTTGTAATGGAAGTGGGCTGGGTGCCCAAAAAACTAG ATGTATATATAGATGTTCCTGATATCATAGATATCAGTCACATGCGCAGCAAGGGACTCCAACCTGGTGAAGAGTTGTTGCCGGAGGGCG GGGAAGAGGAGGAACCAAATGAGCCTGTTGCCGATGAGAGTATTGTTTTCCAGCTTGTTTCAATGGGTTTTAATCAGTTACACTGTCAGAAAGCTGCCATTAATACGTCAAATACTGGAGTGGAAGAGGCAATGAATTGGCTACTTTCACACATGGATGATGCAG ATATAGATGCTCCTATTTCTCAAGGGGGACAGTGTGCGGTTGATCAATCAAAAGTTGATATGTTGATTTCATTTGGTTTTCAAGAAGACACTGCTCGGAAGGCACTGAAAGCATCG GGTGGTGACATCGAGAAAGCCACAGATTGGATATTCAACAATCCTGATGCTTCTGCTTCATCGGACATGGATGCGACAACATCTGACACTGCACCTACTGCGATTGATGCTGGGCTGCCTGATGGAGCAGGGA GATATAGACTCATTGGAATTGTAAGCCACATCGGAACATCTACTCAATGTGGTCATTATGTTGCTCACATCTTAAAAGATGGCAGATGGGTTATTTTCAACGACGACAAAGTTGGAGCTTCCGTTAATCCTCCCAAGGACATGGGATACCTTTACTTCTTTGAGAGACTTAGTAGTTAA